The Lycium ferocissimum isolate CSIRO_LF1 chromosome 10, AGI_CSIRO_Lferr_CH_V1, whole genome shotgun sequence genome window below encodes:
- the LOC132035162 gene encoding putative F-box protein At1g32420 — protein MEKKMNSSGSNPSIPQEIIFEIFSWLPVKSLMRFKCVIKFFNSLVSGSDFTDSYRCRSMTHHGGGTKLFFHEEKGFYMAEQKEDGKISVTLFQTEKLDGLHCYSGSCLDCVNGLFCVWEPICVRRAAIFNPTTREVRFLPDLNKEVSWCNYSLGFESEEKKYKVLLSTEHVREGCRKIWVLTLGEDESWREIQSISPDIVYIMPSVCINGVIYRFVYWSSKANIRSIAAFDIKSEKFNIIALWNSSHYWAGDDKPKLIEVKGNLAVTYSENWFNGYIHLRILEKIKKEDQWKSHIIRLPSIWNGRRLYIHFSLIRIISLCKSSDGDILFIMNLKSGLLCLCYDVTTENWREVEIKGLPQESFIRGGYNYVENLVAFG, from the coding sequence ATGGAGAAGAAGATGAATTCTTCGGGAAGCAATCCATCAATTccccaagaaataatctttgAAATATTCTCATGGCTTCCTGTCAAGTCGTTAATGCGTTTTAAGTGCGTTATCAAATTCTTTAATTCTCTTGTTTCGGGATCAGATTTTACGGATAGCTATAGATGTCGATCTATGACTCATCATGGTGGtggaacaaaattatttttccatgaaGAGAAAGGTTTCTATATGGCTGAGCAAAAGGAAGATGGAAAAATTTCTGTCACTCTTTTTCAAACTGAGAAGTTGGATGGACTCCACTGCTATTCAGGTTCTTGTTTGGATTGCGTTAATGGTTTATTTTGCGTTTGGGAACCAATATGTGTGCGACGTGCTGCAATTTTCAATCCCACTACAAGAGAAGTAAGATTTCTTCCCGACCTGAATAAAGAAGTATCTTGGTGTAACTATTCATTAGGTTTTGAATCAGAAGAAAAGAAGTACAAAGTTCTTTTGTCAACAGAGCATGTTCGAGAAGGGTGCAGAAAAATATGGGTCTTAACTTTAGGTGAAGACGAATCATGGAGAGAGAttcaaagcatttcccctgacATTGTCTATATCATGCCCAGTGTTTGCATTAACGGAGTTATCTATCGGTTTGTCTATTGGTCTTCTAAAGCTAACATACGTTCTATAGCTGCATTTGATATCAAATCTGAAAAATTCAATATTATTGCATTGTGGAATTCATCTCACTACTGGGCAGGTGATGACAAGCCAAAGCTGATAGAGGTGAAGGGTAATTTAGCAGTCacatattcggaaaattggtTTAATGGATACATCCACTTACGGATTTTAGAAAAGATTAAGAAAGAAGATCAATGGAAGAGTCATATCATTCGCCTTCCCTCAATATGGAACGGCAGACgactatatatacatttttctcTTATTCGAATCATATCATTATGCAAATCCAGTGATGGGGATATTCTCTTCATTATGAACTTGAAGTCAGGCCTTTtatgtttgtgttatgatgtcACAACAGAGAATTGGAGAGAAGTAGAAATCAAGGGTCTTCCTCAGGAGAGCTTCATCCGAGGCGGTTATAATTATGTAGAAAATCTTGTTGCCTTTGGGTAA